In a single window of the Melioribacteraceae bacterium genome:
- a CDS encoding elongation factor Ts, translating into MSISANQVKELREKTGAGMMDCKKALAEADGNFEKAIEILRKKGASVAAKRAERTASEGTVITRIYNNAKSAVIVEVNCETDFVAKSDDFVNFANFITDLVVEQKPANVETLMGASKDGKSVADELNALIGKIGEKIEVSRFSLENTENGILVDYVHHGSKLGVLIQGDNVPTAATDEFQVILKDIAMQIAAMRPLSIYREELDKSVIDKEIDIYKEIARKEGKPENILEKIALGKLNKFYEENCLFEQAFVKDNTKKISTLIDEFNKKHSATAKLIKFKRFHLSDEKK; encoded by the coding sequence ATGTCGATTAGTGCAAATCAAGTTAAAGAGCTGAGAGAAAAAACCGGCGCGGGAATGATGGATTGTAAAAAAGCACTCGCTGAAGCTGATGGAAATTTTGAGAAGGCTATTGAAATATTGAGAAAGAAAGGTGCTTCGGTTGCAGCTAAACGTGCCGAAAGAACCGCAAGCGAAGGTACTGTAATAACTCGTATTTATAACAATGCAAAATCAGCCGTTATAGTTGAAGTTAATTGTGAAACCGACTTCGTAGCTAAAAGTGATGATTTTGTAAACTTTGCAAATTTTATTACTGATTTAGTAGTTGAACAAAAACCGGCTAATGTTGAAACTCTTATGGGAGCTTCAAAAGATGGTAAATCTGTAGCCGATGAATTAAATGCCTTGATCGGAAAAATTGGTGAGAAAATAGAAGTTTCTCGTTTCTCATTAGAAAATACTGAGAATGGAATTCTTGTAGATTACGTACACCATGGTTCAAAACTTGGCGTATTAATTCAAGGTGATAATGTTCCAACCGCCGCGACTGATGAGTTCCAAGTAATACTTAAAGATATTGCAATGCAGATTGCAGCTATGCGTCCTCTCTCAATTTATAGAGAAGAATTAGATAAATCAGTAATAGATAAAGAAATTGATATCTATAAAGAAATTGCAAGAAAAGAGGGTAAACCGGAAAATATTCTTGAAAAAATTGCATTGGGGAAACTCAATAAATTTTATGAAGAAAATTGCCTTTTTGAGCAAGCGTTTGTTAAAGACAATACAAAAAAAATCAGCACTTTAATTGATGAGTTTAATAAAAAGCATTCGGCAACAGCTAAACTCATTAAATTCAAACGCTTTCATCTTAGCGATGAAAAAAAATAA